In Pelagicoccus enzymogenes, the following proteins share a genomic window:
- a CDS encoding NUDIX hydrolase: protein MSNKPVLDHFQFCPSCGSQAISLIEGKRVECPDCSFMLYYNPTCSAGALIFDRDGKLLVVERANEPSKGKYGIPGGFTDLGERLEEVAVRETKEETNLDIHSVRFFASFPNTYTYRGVSYAVTDTYFLAQVDTFDGIEAQAGEVTGLHLVIPEKVPQEQWAFDSLRKVIAKYLAER, encoded by the coding sequence CAGTTTTGCCCTTCCTGTGGCTCCCAGGCAATCTCCCTGATCGAGGGAAAACGGGTGGAATGTCCGGATTGCTCCTTCATGCTCTACTACAATCCGACCTGCTCCGCCGGAGCACTCATCTTCGACCGAGATGGAAAGCTGCTCGTAGTGGAGCGGGCGAATGAGCCGAGCAAGGGAAAATACGGCATTCCCGGCGGCTTCACGGACCTCGGGGAACGCCTGGAGGAAGTTGCCGTACGGGAGACCAAGGAGGAAACGAACCTAGACATTCACTCGGTGCGCTTCTTCGCCTCCTTTCCAAATACCTACACTTACCGCGGCGTGAGCTATGCGGTGACCGACACCTACTTTCTAGCTCAAGTTGACACTTTCGACGGTATCGAAGCCCAAGCAGGCGAAGTGACGGGCTTGCACCTAGTGATTCCCGAAAAGGTGCCGCAGGAGCAATGGGCCTTCGACTCCTTGCGCAAAGTGATCGCCAAGTATCTCGCAGAGCGGTGA
- a CDS encoding endonuclease/exonuclease/phosphatase family protein, with amino-acid sequence MGQWRFSFVFCLLALAVALYCQAKPETYRIATYNIRNYLSMDRLVDGQFRLDYPKPESEKTVVREAILAASPDLLALQEIGSAAELEELRDDLEQAGLYYKSSHILEAGDEVRRVGALWNERVSANVVEHDDLDFELFGESMRVKRGMLQLDVQLGGAGSIQLFVLHLKSKYTTDRRDPQSTLRRTKEAHAARERILHLFPDPSATPLLIVGDLNDHRNSSPVRRFLVRGDLQIAEILDARDNSGLIWTHYYKKGGEYSLLDYMLASPGLRSAFETQSGIVDLEDYYEGSDHRLVWTDLKSK; translated from the coding sequence ATGGGGCAGTGGCGATTTAGCTTCGTTTTCTGCCTGCTGGCCCTAGCGGTCGCCCTTTATTGCCAGGCGAAACCGGAAACGTATCGAATCGCCACCTACAATATTCGTAACTACCTCTCCATGGATCGTCTCGTGGACGGTCAATTTCGATTGGATTACCCCAAACCGGAGTCTGAAAAGACGGTTGTGCGGGAGGCGATCCTCGCTGCCTCGCCGGATCTATTGGCGCTGCAGGAGATTGGCTCCGCGGCGGAATTGGAGGAGTTGCGAGACGATTTGGAGCAGGCCGGACTGTATTACAAATCATCCCACATACTGGAAGCCGGCGACGAGGTCAGGCGAGTGGGAGCGCTCTGGAATGAACGCGTATCGGCAAACGTCGTTGAACATGACGACCTCGATTTCGAGCTGTTCGGAGAGTCGATGCGAGTGAAGCGAGGGATGCTTCAGCTGGACGTACAGCTGGGCGGTGCCGGATCGATCCAGCTCTTCGTACTGCATTTGAAAAGCAAATACACGACTGACCGGAGAGACCCGCAGTCGACTCTGCGACGGACCAAGGAAGCCCACGCGGCGCGCGAACGAATCCTGCACCTGTTTCCGGACCCGAGCGCGACGCCCCTCCTGATTGTTGGCGACTTGAACGACCACCGCAACTCCAGCCCCGTGCGTCGCTTTCTCGTTCGCGGCGATCTGCAGATCGCGGAGATTCTGGACGCCCGAGACAATAGCGGCTTGATTTGGACCCATTACTACAAGAAGGGAGGCGAGTATTCGCTTCTCGACTACATGCTCGCATCGCCGGGCCTGAGAAGCGCTTTTGAAACGCAAAGCGGGATTGTGGACCTGGAAGACTACTACGAGGGCAGCGACCACCGCCTCGTCTGGACTGATTTGAAGTCCAAGTAA
- a CDS encoding M48 family metallopeptidase yields MTLLETVFVIALAAKLLAELVLDALNRAQVAKNAKSMPPALEGIMSEEKFQKANEYTLVKSKFGTIGLLLDAAILAVVILSGVLPQAFEAWSSTFGDASWSSALFLVVVMMALSLPGLPLEYWEQFKIEERFGFNRSTKGLWIGDKIKGTLVGLVIGFPLLWLLISLVGWLGDSWWIWGFGIMFGFQLVMMVLYPMLIIPLFNKLTPLEDGPLRSRLMAMSDKAGFKCNAIQVIDGSKRSAHSNAYFTGFGKFRRIVLYDTLIEQLGEEEIEAVLAHEIGHYKKGHIPKMIASSAAMMFAGFWIIGYLANNEAFFHGFGFEQTSIGIAFLLFGLVGGLFTFWMTPLFNILSRKHEYEADAFARDVVGDWKPLSNALRSLSEKNLSNLQPHPAYSGFHYSHPTLLEREAAMAGEGARS; encoded by the coding sequence ATGACCCTGCTCGAAACGGTTTTTGTGATCGCACTGGCGGCCAAGCTGCTGGCCGAACTCGTCCTTGACGCCCTCAATCGGGCTCAAGTCGCCAAAAACGCGAAATCCATGCCCCCCGCCTTGGAGGGAATCATGAGCGAGGAAAAGTTCCAGAAGGCTAACGAGTACACTCTGGTGAAAAGCAAGTTCGGCACTATCGGCCTGCTGCTTGACGCTGCGATCCTGGCGGTGGTGATCCTCAGCGGAGTCTTGCCGCAGGCTTTTGAGGCTTGGAGCTCGACCTTTGGAGATGCCTCCTGGAGCTCGGCCTTGTTTCTCGTGGTGGTGATGATGGCCCTGAGCTTGCCTGGATTGCCCTTGGAGTACTGGGAACAGTTCAAGATCGAGGAGCGCTTCGGCTTCAATCGCAGCACCAAGGGGCTTTGGATCGGCGACAAGATCAAGGGGACCTTGGTGGGCTTGGTTATCGGATTTCCGCTGCTTTGGCTTTTAATCAGCCTGGTGGGCTGGCTGGGCGATTCCTGGTGGATTTGGGGTTTCGGCATCATGTTCGGTTTCCAGCTGGTCATGATGGTGCTCTATCCAATGTTGATCATTCCGCTCTTCAACAAGCTGACTCCGCTGGAAGATGGGCCGCTGCGTTCCCGGCTGATGGCCATGTCCGACAAGGCGGGGTTCAAGTGCAACGCCATCCAGGTGATTGACGGCAGCAAGCGTTCGGCCCACTCCAACGCCTACTTCACCGGCTTCGGAAAATTTCGCCGTATCGTACTTTATGATACGTTGATCGAGCAGCTCGGCGAAGAGGAAATTGAAGCGGTGCTGGCCCACGAGATCGGGCATTACAAGAAGGGCCACATTCCCAAGATGATCGCCAGTTCCGCGGCCATGATGTTCGCCGGATTTTGGATTATCGGCTATCTGGCCAACAACGAAGCATTTTTCCATGGATTTGGTTTCGAGCAGACCAGTATCGGGATAGCCTTCCTGCTGTTCGGACTCGTGGGCGGACTTTTCACTTTCTGGATGACCCCGCTTTTCAACATCCTGTCGCGGAAGCATGAATACGAAGCGGACGCCTTTGCACGGGACGTGGTTGGCGATTGGAAACCGTTGAGCAACGCGCTGCGGAGCCTGAGCGAAAAGAACCTGAGCAACCTCCAGCCGCATCCGGCCTACAGCGGCTTTCACTATTCGCACCCCACCTTGCTGGAACGCGAGGCAGCCATGGCAGGCGAGGGCGCTCGGTCCTAA
- the xseB gene encoding exodeoxyribonuclease VII small subunit — MSAKKQDMIKTFEEGLEKLETIVSEMEDSKLPLETLITHYEKGNKLLAQCDLKLKEAEKKIEILKAKAESGAHFEELEAEQ; from the coding sequence GTGAGCGCCAAGAAACAGGACATGATCAAGACCTTCGAGGAGGGTCTCGAAAAACTGGAGACCATCGTTAGCGAGATGGAGGACTCCAAACTACCACTTGAAACCTTGATCACCCACTACGAAAAAGGAAACAAGCTGCTGGCCCAGTGCGACCTAAAGCTCAAGGAGGCCGAGAAGAAGATCGAAATTCTCAAGGCCAAAGCCGAGTCCGGAGCTCATTTCGAGGAACTCGAAGCCGAGCAATAG
- the dxs gene encoding 1-deoxy-D-xylulose-5-phosphate synthase yields MNDDTQNTAPGDAYPLLSKIQGAAELRELNAAQLEQLAQEIRDRLIQVTSVNGGHLGPNLGVVELSIALHLVFNTPQDQFVFDTSHQGYVHKLLTGRNGPEFEGIRSSSGLSGFLSRDESEHDAFGAGHAGTALSAALGMATARDALNSKDHVVAVCGDAAFTCGITMEALNNVAESTKRLIIVLNDNEWSIAKNVGAISRYLNELITNPIYNRLHHDFGSFLKNVPGGDQLIKLGKTAEKGWKSMMVPSSLFEKYGVRYLGPIDGHDLPLLKRYLEFARDSDEPVIVHVVTKKGKGYKPAIDFPERFHGTSPFAIDSGKSNGGGKPTPPNYQDVFGKAMVKFAQADKKIVGITGAMPSGTGLIHLSNEVPDQFYDVGIAEEHAVLFAAGMATRGLRPVCGIYSTFLQRAFDQIIHDVCLQKLPVVFCMDRAGLSPNDGATHHGLFDIAYLRMVPNLIAMQPKDEDELVDMMQTALSQDLPAFIRYPRGAGEGVAIKDEARTLPIGKAEILADGRDVVIWALGPMIKDARRIKETLEAEDGLSVAIVNARFVKPLDTELLLSQAKQCKLLVTMEDGIKSGGFGSAVAETLSDEGVSTPLARIAWPDEFVGHGDSVSDLRARHGLSPEQMLKDVRSKLKTVSA; encoded by the coding sequence TTGAACGACGACACACAGAACACCGCTCCCGGCGATGCCTACCCGCTCCTCAGCAAGATCCAGGGCGCCGCGGAACTGCGAGAATTGAACGCTGCGCAGCTTGAGCAGCTAGCCCAAGAAATCCGCGACCGGCTGATCCAGGTAACCTCCGTCAACGGCGGCCACCTCGGACCGAACCTGGGCGTCGTGGAGCTGAGCATCGCCCTTCACCTCGTCTTCAACACGCCGCAGGACCAGTTCGTTTTCGACACCTCGCACCAAGGCTACGTGCACAAGCTGCTCACTGGCCGCAACGGCCCGGAATTCGAGGGGATCCGCAGCTCTTCGGGCTTGAGCGGGTTCCTTTCCCGCGACGAGAGCGAACACGACGCTTTCGGAGCCGGACATGCCGGCACGGCCCTGTCCGCAGCCCTCGGCATGGCAACTGCCCGCGACGCCCTGAACTCCAAGGACCACGTAGTCGCCGTTTGCGGCGACGCCGCCTTCACTTGCGGCATCACCATGGAAGCCTTGAACAACGTAGCGGAGTCGACCAAGCGCCTCATCATCGTTCTCAACGACAACGAGTGGTCCATCGCCAAGAACGTAGGAGCCATTTCGCGCTACCTCAACGAGCTCATCACCAACCCCATCTATAACCGCCTACACCACGACTTCGGCTCCTTCCTGAAAAACGTGCCCGGCGGCGACCAGTTGATAAAGCTCGGCAAGACCGCCGAGAAGGGCTGGAAGAGCATGATGGTGCCCTCCTCCCTCTTCGAGAAGTACGGCGTGCGCTACCTTGGCCCCATCGACGGCCACGATCTGCCCCTGCTCAAACGCTACCTGGAATTCGCCCGCGATTCCGACGAGCCGGTCATCGTGCACGTCGTCACCAAAAAGGGCAAAGGTTACAAGCCGGCCATCGACTTCCCCGAGCGCTTCCACGGCACGAGCCCTTTCGCGATCGATTCCGGCAAGTCCAACGGCGGCGGCAAGCCGACACCGCCCAACTACCAGGACGTTTTCGGCAAAGCCATGGTCAAGTTCGCCCAGGCGGACAAGAAGATCGTCGGAATTACCGGAGCCATGCCCTCCGGCACTGGACTGATTCACCTCAGCAACGAAGTTCCGGACCAATTCTACGACGTCGGCATCGCGGAAGAGCACGCCGTGCTCTTCGCCGCCGGCATGGCAACGCGTGGACTGCGCCCGGTCTGCGGCATCTACAGCACCTTCCTGCAACGCGCCTTCGACCAGATCATCCACGACGTCTGCCTGCAAAAACTTCCGGTCGTCTTCTGCATGGACCGAGCGGGACTTTCGCCCAACGACGGAGCAACCCACCACGGCCTCTTCGACATCGCCTACCTCCGCATGGTACCCAACCTGATCGCCATGCAGCCGAAGGACGAGGACGAGCTAGTCGACATGATGCAGACCGCCCTCTCCCAAGACTTGCCAGCTTTCATCCGCTACCCTCGAGGGGCCGGAGAAGGGGTCGCCATCAAGGACGAAGCTCGCACGCTCCCCATCGGCAAAGCAGAAATCCTTGCCGACGGACGCGATGTGGTAATCTGGGCCCTCGGCCCCATGATCAAAGACGCCCGCAGAATCAAGGAGACCTTGGAAGCCGAAGACGGCCTCAGCGTCGCCATCGTCAATGCTCGTTTCGTCAAGCCACTCGACACCGAGCTGCTCCTCTCGCAGGCGAAGCAATGCAAGCTGCTCGTAACCATGGAAGACGGCATCAAGTCCGGAGGCTTCGGCAGCGCCGTGGCGGAAACCCTATCGGACGAAGGCGTTTCCACCCCGCTAGCGCGCATCGCCTGGCCTGACGAGTTCGTAGGTCATGGCGACAGCGTATCCGATTTGCGGGCACGCCATGGACTGTCTCCGGAGCAAATGCTCAAGGACGTTCGCTCAAAGTTGAAAACCGTTTCCGCCTAA